In Helianthus annuus cultivar XRQ/B chromosome 3, HanXRQr2.0-SUNRISE, whole genome shotgun sequence, a single window of DNA contains:
- the LOC110931898 gene encoding uncharacterized protein LOC110931898, which yields MADASNVNDNDDVARQEAFENKVTEVAEGVMQANLPRLTQEVESRVLGVVDAMMTSKIEELKELIEGSKSKGKERRCTYKDFMACNPATYDGKIDPIACQRWISNIEAVFIRSRCDNEDKVMFATGQLTFQAKDWWDAHSKEIGEERLQTMTWQEFKDPFMKYHCPQSAVDKIQEDFLRLRQKNETINEISNTFLDKMKFCGEFVQTERMKINRFYGVLKAEFREFITPSKCETLDELINLARDREIEIKRQEERGEKRPNEKGGNSTPTKKGKYQEQGRKDKSKSGITPCKTCGKLHTGECLLGKKGCYKCGKEGHSSYQCPNSPKTCFNCFEKGHIKSECPKLQQESKKEDKKQEGSKAKGRMFQITSEEAKSHPNVISGIFLLNSIPVYVLFDTGATMSFISNEIIQHPSFKIERMPVPLEVEIADSKMYMLHEVCRNCKFIIEDEEFDIDLIPMVLGEFKMIVGMDWLARHHAEINCETKVMVIQAPSGKQLSIQGERNVETKLCTLVQAYKYVLNGSRAYLAYVGDARQTLPKLEDVEVVNEFPEVFPEELPGLPPEREIEFRIELNPGAKPVAKAPYRLAPTEMRELMTQLQDLLDKGFIRPIMSFGLTNAPAAFMDLMNRVCRPMLDKSVIVFIDDILVYSRSKAEHARHLREVLEILRKEKLYAKFSKCAFWLREVQFLGHVINAEGVLVDPSKIDAVMKWVSPKSPTEIRSFLGLAGYYRRFIQDFSKIALPLTRMTRKKEKFVWGEEQEEAFRILKEKLSSPPVLTLPDGTEDLVVYSDASHQGLGCVLMQRGKVIAYASRQLKPHEVNYPTHDLELAAVVFALKIWRHYLYGARCTIYSDHKSLKYFFEQKDLNMRQRRWLELIKDYDCDILYHPGKANVVADALSRKEYPSPLRVKSMKMVVTPRLLETIRESQRKSLGAEDLRKERLKGVIDKLEENSTGLKTRFGRIWIPRFCEVKAALLDEAHKSRYSVHPGATKMYRDLKTNYWWPGMKRDIVKYVAKCLTCSQVKAEHQKPYGESQPLGIPLWKWEELTMDLVTKLPRTKKGYDTIWVIVDRLTKSAHFLPIKEAYSSEKMAEIYMNEVVSRHGVPVSIISDRDTRFTSRYWQRFHESVGTRLHISTAYHPQTDGQSERTIQTLIDMLRACALDFGGNWDDHLPLVEFSYNNSYHSGIQMAPYELLYGRKCRTPVCWGEVGQRELAPSDLIALTNEKIELIRARLKAAQDRQKAYGDKRKRPIEFQVGDFVLLKVSPWKGIIRFRKRGKLGPRYIGPFKILARVGRVAYRLELPPTLDGIHNTFHVSQLRKCLADETALVPLDDIELDEGLNYVERPIAIKDVKVKKLRNKAIRQVLVQWQHRKGSELTWEAEDEMRRHYPFLFGMYTFKIVMSRFRG from the exons ATGGCTGATGCAAGCAACGTTAATGATAATGACGATGTGGCTAGACAAGAAGCGTTCGAGAACAAAGTTACGGAAGTAGCGGAAGGGGTTATGCAAGCAAATCTTCCACGGTTGACTCAAGAGGTAGAAAGCCGAGTTCTGGGGGTTGTGGATGCTATGATGACCAGTAAGATCGAAGAATTGAAAGAGCTAATTGAGGGGTCTAAAAGTAAAGGTAAGGAGCGACGATGCACGTATAAAGACTTTATGGCGTGCAATCCGGCAACGTATGATGGTAAAATTGACCCGATCGCATGCCAAAGATGGATTTCAAATATAGAAGCAGTGTTCATTCGAAGTCGTTGTGATAACGAAGATAAGGTGATGTTCGCCACCGGCCAACTCACTTTTCAggcaaaagattggtgggatgcaCACAGTAAAGAGATAGGTGAAGAAAGGCTCCAAACAATGACCTGGCAAGAGTTTAAGGATCCTTTCATGAAATATCACTGCCCCCAGTCCGCCGTTGATAAGATTCAAGAGGATTTCTTACGCCTCCGACAGAAGAACGAGACGATAAATGAGATATCAAACACCTtcttggataagatgaagttttgtggAGAGTTTGTGCAAACTGAAAGGATGAAGATTAACCGCTTTTATGGCGTGTTAAAGGCAGAATTTAGGGAGTTCATCACTCCCTCGAAGTGTGAGACTCTTGATGAGCTCATCAACCTAGCGCGAGATAGAGAAATCGAGATCAAGAGGCAAGAAGAGCGTGGAGAAAAGAGACCCAATGAAAAAGGTGGAAATTCGACCCCGACCAAAAAGGGGAAGTATCAAGAGCAAGGAAGAAAGGATAAGTCGAAGAGTGGAATCACGCCGTGCAAGACTTGTGGGAAACTTCATACGGGGGAATGTTTGTTAGGCAAGAAAGGATGTTACAAATGCGGTAAGGAAGGACACTCATCTTATCAATGTCCGAATAGCCCAAAAACTTGCTTTAACTGTttcgaaaaagggcacatcaaatCTGAGTGCCCGAAACTCCAGCAAGAGTCGAAGAAGGAAGATAAGAAACAAGAAGGTTCTAAGGCCAAGGGTAGAATGTTCCAAATTACATCCGAAGAGGCCAAGTCTCACCCGAATGTGATTTCAGGTATCTTTTTACTAAACTCCATACCGGTTTATGTTCTATTCGATACTGGAGCTACTATGTCATTTATTTCGAATGAAATTATACAACATCCGTCCTTTAAGATTGAACGAATGCCAgtgcctttagaagtagagatagccGATAGCAAGATGTATATGTTACATGAGGTTTGTAGAAATTGTAAATTCATTATAGAAGATGAAGAATTTGACATCGACCTAATACCCATGGTTTTGGGGGAATTTAAAAtgatcgtggggatggattggttggcGCGACACCATGCGGAGATTAACTGTGAAACTAAAGTGATGGTTATCCAAGCTCCAAGTGGAAAACAATTAAGTATTCAAGGAGAGAGAAACGTGGAAACCAAGTTGTGCACCTTGGTCCAAGCTTATAAGTATGTACTTAATGGGAGTAGAGCATACTTAGCTTATGTAGGAGATGCCCGACAAACCCTCCCGAAGCTTGAAGACGTTGAGGTCGTGAACGAATTTCCGGAGGTATTTCCGGAAGAACTGCCGGGACTCCCTCCCGAAAGGGAGATAGAGTTTCGCATCGAATTAAATCCGGGCGCGAAGCCAGTTGCGAAGGCTCCCTATAGACTTGCCCCCACTGAGATGCGAGAATTAATGACACAGTTGCAAGATCTTCTAGATAAGGGTTTCATACGCCCga TCATGTCATTCGGATTGACGAACGCGCCGGCTgcgtttatggatcttatgaaccgggtgTGCCGACCCATGCTAGACAAATCGGTAATAGTGTTCATAGATGATATCCTAGTCTACTCGCGAAGCAAAGCTGAGCATGCAAGGCATTTGCGTGAAGTACTTGAAATTCTCCGCAAGGAGAAACTTtacgcaaaattttcaaaatgcgccTTCTGGCTCAGGGAAGTGCAGTTTTTAGGCCACGTGATTAATGCGGAAGGTGTTTTAGTGGACCCATCAAAGATTGATGCTGTAATGAAATGGGTTTCCCCGAAAAGTCCGACTGAGATAAGGAGTTTCCTAGGTCTCGCGGGGTATTATAGGCGGTTTAtacaggatttctcgaagatagcTCTACCCCTAACCAGAATGacgagaaagaaagaaaaatttgTGTGGGGTGAGGAACAGGAAGAGGCTTTTCGTATATTAAAGGAGAAATTGTCGAGTCCTCCGGTCCTGACATTGCCAGATGGAACTGAAGATTTGGTTGTCTATTCAGATGCTTCCCATCAGGGGTTaggttgtgttttgatgcaaaggggaaaggttattgcttatgcgtcGCGGCAACTAAAGCCTCACGAGGTGAATTACCCAACACACGATCTGGAATTGGCAGCAGTAGTGTTCgccttaaagatttggagacactacctatacggTGCGAGATGTACAATTTACTCGGATCATAAGAGCCTCAAGTATTTCTTTGaacagaaagatttgaatatgaggcaacgaagatggTTAGAACTTATCAAGGATTATGATTGTGACATCCTCTATCATCCGGGGAAAGCAAATGTGGTAGCCGATGCGTTAAGCCGAAAAGAGTATCCGTCTCCTCTCCGTGTAAAGTCCATGAAGATGGTAGTTACGCCACGACTACTGGAAACGATACGGGAATCTCAAAGAAAGTCTCTTGGAGCAGAAGACTTAAGGAAAGAAAGGTTAAAAGGCGTTATTGATAAATTAGAAGAAAATTCGACCGGACTCAAGACGCGATTCGGCCGAATTTGGATACCCCGATTTTGTGAAGTCAAAGCCGCACTACtcgatgaagcacataagtcacgATATTCGGTCCACCCtggggctacaaagatgtatcgagaCTTAAAAACCAActattggtggccgggcatgaaacgcgaTATCGTCAAGTACGTCGCAAAATGCTTAACGTGTTCTCAAGTGAAGGCAGAACACCAAAAGCCTTACGGAGAATCACAACCATTGGGGATACCGTTGTGGAAATGGGAAGAACTAACGATGGATTTAGTAACCAAGCTTCCAAGAACGAAAAAGGGgtatgatacaatatgggtaatcgtagatcgactTACGAAAAGCGCCCACTTTCTACCCATTAAAGAAGCTTATTCTTCCGAGAAAATGGCGGAAATCTACATGAACGAGGTCGTGTCTCGACATGGGGTGCCTGTGTCAATCATCTCGGATCGTGACACTAGATTTACCTCTCGTTACTGGCAAAGATTTCACGAAAGCGTGGGAACGAGATTGCACATAAGTACCGCCTAccaccctcaaactgacggccagtcaGAAAGAACTATTCAAACACTTATTGATATGTTGAGGGCGTGTGCCTTAGATTTTGGGGGAAATTGGGATGACCATTTGCCACTGGTGGAATTTtcttataacaatagttaccacagTGGCATTCAAATGGCGCCGTACGAATTACTATATGGAAGGAAATGTAGAACTCCTGTATGTTGGGGTGAAGTAGGGCAAAGGGAGCTCGCGCCAAGTGATTTAATAGCACTGACAAATGAAAAGATTGAATTGATTAGAGCTCGTTTGAAAGCAGCCCAGGATCGGCAAAAAGCTTATGGAGACAAGAGAAAGCGTCCTattgaatttcaagttggagattttGTACTGTTGAAGGTGTCGCCATGGAAAGGCATAATCCGTTTTCGTAAACGGGGTAAATTAGGACCTCGGTATATTGGGCCGTTTAAAATCTTGGCTCGTGTCGGAAGGGTTGCATATCGATTAGAATTACCGCCTACTCTAGACGGAATTCACAATACCTTCCACGTGTCTCAATTGAGAAAGTGCCTTGCGGATGAAACCGCGTTAGTACCTCTCGATGACATCGAGTTAGACGAGGGGTTGAATTATGTCGAAAGACCAATAGCCATTAAAGATGTCAAGGTAAAGAAGCTCCGCAACAAAGCCATCCGACAAGTGTTGGTACAATGGCAACACCGAAAGGGGTCAGAACTCACATGGGAAGCGGAAGATGAAATGAGGAGGCACTATCCATTTCTTTTTGGTATGTACACGTTTAAGATTGTTATGTCCAGGTTTCGGGGatga